AGATAAATGGCGAGATCCCTATGGACCACATCCTTTACGCCTCGTTTATCAGCCGCTTAAAGCTAGCCAAGCTAAGCGGCTTCCCAAGCGTTTATAAAAAGATTCTTTTTAGAGACTACGGCCTACACGGAAGCCTTGACGTTAAAAATTTCATCAAAAAAGATCAGCCCTTTACGGGTAAAATTTCAAGCTGCAAAAGCTCGCGAGTGCCTGACGAAGTGGTCGCAAGGGTGCTTTTAAAAGCTTACGATATCTTGGTTAGAAAAAACCCTAAATTCGCACTTTATGACAAAGAAATAAGGAATTTTTTGATAGCCAATGCTAACGGCGAGATGAAAAGTATCAGAGATATAGATGCGGCTTTGAACTCAAAATCCGTGATGAACGAGCTTTATAAAGACTACAAAATTGCTCTTCAAATCGCTAGGATTATCATTTTGCAAGATTCAAGATACACTAGCAAAAATGCCGTCAAAAATCTAAAATTTGGTTATTTACTGTATGCACCAAATCTCTTTGAGCTTTACGTTGAAAGTCTCATAAGAAGCGTATTAGGCGAATTTGGTGGTAAATTTAGGCTAGAAACTCAGTATAAAATTCCAGGCTCAAATTTGAGACCTGATTTTGCGATAAAAGATGAAGAAGGGAAAATTTTAGCTGTTTTGGATGCTAAATATAGGCATTTTTGTAATGCCAATTTAGGTGAAACTGATTGCAAGAATTTGCTACAAATAAAAAGATATACAAAGAAAGCTGGTTCAAACACCGGAATTCTAATCTATGCCAAAAGTAACGTCTTTAATGGGTTAGGAATCATAAGACATAGTTCTGAAAACAAAATTTTTATATTCAGTGTATTAAGAAATGATAATAAAACATTTGCTGACAAATTTAAAAAGTATCTTAAGAAGATTTTAGAAACTATAAAATAAAAGAGATAATGTGAAAAACATTATAAAGGTTGTAGCGTTTATGACTATAAGCTTGTTGGATGCAAAAGCTACTTTGTCCATAGAAGGATATATGGCAAAGATGTTCTTTTAAAAGAAAAAAGATGGCAACACT
The sequence above is drawn from the Campylobacter concisus genome and encodes:
- a CDS encoding 5-methylcytosine restriction system specificity protein McrC; the encoded protein is MFEDNSPCDSVTHQKEITFDELAKGKTDVIFLNGRHDKFKPKIKDDKDAHYILRKCENGGFKFGNYIGRFTFEGQEYVINSHFGKELEAELLKTIDSAFFSSGSSVAEINGEIPMDHILYASFISRLKLAKLSGFPSVYKKILFRDYGLHGSLDVKNFIKKDQPFTGKISSCKSSRVPDEVVARVLLKAYDILVRKNPKFALYDKEIRNFLIANANGEMKSIRDIDAALNSKSVMNELYKDYKIALQIARIIILQDSRYTSKNAVKNLKFGYLLYAPNLFELYVESLIRSVLGEFGGKFRLETQYKIPGSNLRPDFAIKDEEGKILAVLDAKYRHFCNANLGETDCKNLLQIKRYTKKAGSNTGILIYAKSNVFNGLGIIRHSSENKIFIFSVLRNDNKTFADKFKKYLKKILETIK